The following coding sequences are from one Triticum aestivum cultivar Chinese Spring chromosome 5A, IWGSC CS RefSeq v2.1, whole genome shotgun sequence window:
- the LOC123106165 gene encoding metacaspase-1, protein MNCGRGPAPATMVRCRQCSASVAAPAGARAVQCMQCCCVTRVGGAGRQLSVVRPIPNFGGGRGKKRAVLVGIKYTNTRACELRGPINDVKCMRYILTERFGFANDCVLILTDEERDPCRQPTKANIRMAMHWLVQGCSSGDSLVFQFSGAGAQVPDCDGDERDGMDEAICPVDSFQQGPILDDEINQAIVRPLVHGVKLHAIVDACHSATVLDLPYQCTFSKQYGCLRWMDERPLNGACKGTSGGQAVLISGSSNGKTQMSVLPEPNATIGALTHSFLKAVECEPRTTYGSLLTSMRTTMRAGAGNCNLQGPVGCSIRRVANFSGVEEPQMSSACKFDINREPFCM, encoded by the exons ATGAACTGCGGAAGGGGTCCCGCTCCGGCCACCATGGTGCGCTGCAGGCAGTGCAGCGCCAGCGTCGCCGCGCCGGCCGGCGCCCGTGCCGTCCAGTGCATGCAGTGCTGCTGCGTGACCCGCGTCGGCGGGGCTGGCCGACAGCTCAGTGTGGTGCGCCCCATCCCCAACTTCGGCGGTGGCCGCGGCAAGAAGCGCGCCGTGCTGGTCGGTATCAAGTACACCAACACTCGCGCCTGCGAGCTCAGGGGCCCCATCAACGACGTCAAGTGCATGAGGTACATCCTCACCGAGCGCTTCGGCTTCGCCAACGACTGCGTCCTCATCCTCACCG ATGAGGAGAGGGACCCGTGCAGGCAGCCCACCAAGGCCAACATCCGCATGGCCATGCACTGGCTGGTGCAGGGTTGCAGCTCCGGTGACTCCCTGGTGTTCCAGTTCTCCGGCGCGGGTGCGCAGGTCCCCGACTGCGACGGCGACGAGCGGGACGGCATGGACGAGGCCATCTGCCCCGTCGACTCGTTCCAGCAGGGCCCCATCCTGGACGACGAGATCAACCAGGCCATCGTCCGCCCGCTAGTGCACGGTGTCAAGCTCCATGCCATCGTCGACGCTTGCCACAGTGCCACCGTCCTCGATCTTCCCTACCAGTGCACCTTCTCCAAGCA GTACGGGTGCTTGAGGTGGATGGATGAGCGCCCTCTGAATGGCGCCTGCAAAGGCACGAGCGGAGGCCAGGCCGTGCTCATCAGTGGCAGCAGCAATGGAAAGACCCAGATGAGCGTG CTGCCTGAGCCGAATGCAACGATTGGCGCCCTGACGCACAGCTTCCTCAAAGCAGTGGAGTGCGAGCCCCGCACCACCTACGGCAGCCTGCTCACCTCCATGAGGACCACCATGCGCGCCGGCGCCGGCAACTGCAACCTGCAGGGCCCCGTCGGCTGCTCCATCCGCAGGGTCGCCAACTTCAGCGGCGTGGAG GAGCCCCAGATGTCTTCTGCTTGCAAGTTTGACATCAACCGTGAGCCCTTCTGCATGTAG